A region of Heteronotia binoei isolate CCM8104 ecotype False Entrance Well chromosome 2, APGP_CSIRO_Hbin_v1, whole genome shotgun sequence DNA encodes the following proteins:
- the ZBTB41 gene encoding zinc finger and BTB domain-containing protein 41, with protein MKKRRKFTSNLVDKIRCDHQKKSSNKILVADSEQETVVDSAEVAAAGELACSKELSPSQDQRELLSSLQYNRNLLKYLNDDRQKQPTFCDLLIIVDGKEFSAHKVVVAVGSSYFHAYLSKNPRTDVITLDHVTHSVFHHLLEFLYTSEFFVYKKEIPLVLEAAKFLDIIDAVKLLNGEDVSNSQSEKTESPSRVQTSSELTHKVASNHQCALCNRNFCYKKSLENHLFRAHKSFTREKEDGLKMVERADISTRRSMRNRKCPAKFEQSDNESEEASDSYLDKDAPGKESSESEDSGSEYNTDDGRKEQDTSGDDTGSEEQSEKEQEEDGQEPDSLAGKIPESTLSTYIPVIVQNSNKKCLRCPKCDKTFDRAGKYESHTRVHTGEKPFECDICHQRYSTKSNLTVHRKKHNNEVEFHKKEHKCEYCNKLHATKKTLVKHVKRFHPENAQEFFSIKKKKSEGWKCDICSKSFTRRPHLEEHMILHTQNKPFKCTYCEEHFKSRFARLKHQEKFHLGPFPCDICGRQFNDTGNLKRHIECTHGGKRKWTCFICGKSVRERTTLKEHLRIHSGERPHLCSICGQSFRHGSSYRLHLRVHHDDKRYECEECGKTFIRHDHLTKHKKIHSGEKAHQCEECGKCFGRRDHLTVHYKSVHLGEKVWQKYKATFHQCEVCKKVFKGKSSLEMHFRTHSGEKPYKCQVCNQSFRIKKTLTKHMVIHSDARPFNCQYCNATFKRKDKLKYHTDHVHGGKSTEDSPSPLSEEKTDSLPTQYTADDKTFQSEAKPFMEQTKVYQAETKSMLQNVPSDVCLPVTLVPVQIHDNTQTDLVQHAAALTPSPPNILPPQAPPTDYQRATDLAFLEKYTLTPQPANIVHPVRPEQMLDPREPSYLGTLLGLDTASAVQNISSNEHS; from the exons atgaagaaaagaagaaagttcACTTCAAATCTAGTTGACAAAATACGCTGTGATCACCAGAAGAAATCTTCAAATAAGATTCTTGTAGCAGACTCTGAACAAGAAACTGTTGTTGATTCTGCAGAGGTTGCTGCTGCAGGTGAGCTTGCATGTTCCAAAGAACTATCTCCGTCACAAGATCAAAGAGAGCTTTTAAGTTCCCTGCAATATAACAGAAATCTTCTCAAATACTTAAATGATGATCGGCAGAAACAGCCAACTTTTTGTGATCTTCTCATAATTGTTGATGGAAAAGAATTCAGTGCCCACAAAGTAGTTGTTGCTGTTGGAAGTAGTTATTTTCATGCTTACTTGAGCAAAAATCCAAGAACAGATGTAATTACCTTGGATCATGTAACTCATTCAGTATTCCATCATCTTCTTGAGTTTCTGTACACATCTGAGTTTTTTGTGTATAAAAAGGAAATCCCCTTAGTTTTAGAGGCAGCCAAGTTTTTAGATATTATTGATGCGGTTAAACTTCTGAATGGTGAAGATGTTTCTAATTCACAGTCTGAGAAGACTGAGAGCCCATCACGGGTACAAACATCCAGTGAATTGACTCATAAAGTTGCAAGCAATCACCAGTGTGCTTTGTGCAATCGGAACTTCTGTTACAAGAAATCCTTGGAAAATCACTTGTTCAGAGCCCACAAATCCTTTACCCGAGAAAAAGAAGATGGCCTAAAAATGGTTGAGAGGGCAGATATTTCTACAAGAAGGTCAATGCGAAACCGCAAGTGTCCAGCTAAGTTTGAGCAGAGTGACAATGAAAGTGAGGAAGCATCTGATAGCTATCTTGATAAAGATGCTCCTGGCAAGGAAAGCAGTGAGTCTGAAGACAGCGGGAGTGAGTATAATACTGATGATGGCAGGAAGGAACAAGACACGTCTGGAGATGATACTGGGTCTGAAGAGCAAAGTGAAAAAGAACAGGAAGAAGATGGTCAAGAACCAGATAGCCTGGCAGGAAAAATTCCTGAAAGCACTCTGTCAACATATATCCCAGTGATCGTGCAGAACAGTAACAAAAAATGTTTGCGGTGTCCTAAGTGCGATAAAACATTTGATCGAGCAG GGAAATATGAGAGCCATACTCGTGTGCATACTGGTGAGAAGCCTTTTGAGTGTGACATCTGTCATCAGCGCTATTCGACCAAATCCAACTTAACAGTTCACAGAAAAAAACACAATAATGAAGTAGAATTTCATAAAAAAGAACACAAATGTGAATACTGTAATAAACTGCATGCTACCAAAAAGACTTTGGTTAAACATGTGAAAAG GTTCCATCCTGAGAATGCACaagaatttttctccatcaagaaaaagaaaagcgAAGGCTGGAAATGTGAT ATTTGCAGTAAATCATTCACTCGAAGGCCTCATTTGGAAGAACACATGATTCTTCACACTCAGAACAAGCCTTTCAAGTGTACCTATTGTGAAGAGCACTTTAAGTCTCGTTTTGCTAGGCTGAAACATCAAGAAAAGTTCCAtcttg GACCTTTTCCATGTGATATTTGCGGTCGTCAGTTTAATGACACAGGAAATCTAAAACGCCATATTGAATGTACTCATGGTGGAAAGAGAAAATGGACCTGTTTTATTTGTGGAAAATCAGTAAGGGAACG AACAACTTTGAAAGAACACTTGAGAATCCACAGTGGAGAGAGGCCCCATCTTTGTAGCATTTGTGGGCAGAGTTTTCGTCATGGAAGTTCATACAG ACTTCATCTACGAGTTCACCATGATGACAAAAGGTATGAATGTGAAGAATGTGGAAAGACATTTATTCGCCATGACCATCTAACAAAGCACAAAAAGATACACTCAG GGGAAAAGGCACATCAGTGTGAAGAATGTGGAAAATGTTTTGGTCGAAGAGATCACCTCACTGTTCATTATAAAAGTGTTCATCTAGGTGAAAAGGTGTGGCAAAA ataCAAAGCAACATTTCATCAGTGTGAAGTCTGCAAGAAAGTCTTTAAGGGGAAATCAAGTTTGGAAATGCATTTTAGGACACATTCAG GTGAGAAACCCTATAAATGTCAAGTTTGCAACCAGTCCTTCAGGATTAAGAAGACATTAACTAAACACATGGTCATTCATTCAGACGCTCGCCCTTTTAATTGCCAATACTGCAATGCTACATTTAAACGAAAGGACAAGCTGAAATATCATACTGACCATGTGCATGGGGGAAAATCCACAGAGGATTCACCAAGCCCTCTGTCAGAAGAAAAAACAGACTCTCTGCCAACACAGTACACAGCTGATGACAAGACTTTCCAAAGTGAGGCTAAACCATTCATGGAACAGACCAAGGTTTATCAAGCAGAAACCAAAAGCATGCTGCAGAATGTTCCCTCAGACGTATGTCTACCAGTGACACTGGTACCAGTTCAAATACATGACAACACTCAAACGGATCTTGTACAGCATGCTGCCGCTCTCACACCCTCGCCTCCCAATATTCTTCCTCCACAGGCCCCTCCAACTGATTATCAGCGAGCAACGGATCTGGCTTTTCTAGAAAAATACACACTTACCCCACAGCCGGCAAACATAGTTCATCCAGTCAGACCTGAGCAAATGTTGGATCCCAGAGAACCATCGTACCTTGGGACGCTGCTGGGTCTTGATACAGCTTCAGCAGTGCAGAATATTTCAAGTAATGAGCATTCATGA